A stretch of the Ochrobactrum sp. BTU1 genome encodes the following:
- a CDS encoding YggS family pyridoxal phosphate-dependent enzyme: MSDIGSDIGANLNTVKTAIANAEKEALRKKGSVTLVAVSKTFEADEIRPALDLSQRVFGENRVQEAQAKWPGLREAYSGIELHLIGPLQSNKAADAVALFDVIETVDREKIAAALAAEIKKQGKSPKLYVQVNTGLEEQKAGIPPKEAVSFVERCRTEHGLSIEGLMCIPPADENPGPHFALLEKLARAAGVEKLSMGMSGDYETAIGFGATSVRVGSAIFGSRSYSPSA; this comes from the coding sequence ATGTCAGATATTGGGTCAGATATTGGTGCGAACCTGAACACGGTCAAGACCGCGATTGCCAATGCAGAAAAAGAAGCGCTGCGCAAAAAGGGCTCCGTAACACTGGTGGCGGTTTCAAAAACCTTCGAAGCCGATGAAATTCGCCCGGCACTTGATCTCAGCCAGCGGGTCTTTGGTGAAAACCGTGTTCAGGAAGCTCAAGCCAAGTGGCCCGGCTTACGTGAAGCCTATTCGGGCATCGAGCTGCATCTGATCGGACCGCTGCAATCCAACAAGGCAGCAGACGCCGTGGCCCTCTTCGACGTCATCGAAACCGTCGACCGCGAAAAGATCGCCGCCGCCTTAGCCGCCGAGATCAAAAAGCAGGGCAAAAGCCCGAAGCTCTATGTGCAGGTCAATACAGGCCTTGAAGAACAAAAGGCTGGCATCCCGCCAAAAGAAGCAGTCAGCTTTGTCGAACGCTGCCGCACCGAACATGGCCTCTCAATCGAAGGCCTGATGTGCATCCCGCCTGCAGATGAAAATCCGGGGCCGCATTTTGCACTGCTTGAAAAGCTTGCCCGCGCCGCAGGCGTTGAAAAGCTCTCCATGGGCATGTCGGGTGATTATGAAACCGCTATCGGTTTCGGCGCAACTTCAGTGCGCGTGGGATCGGCTATTTTCGGCAGCAGAAGCTATTCGCCTTCTGCTTGA
- a CDS encoding FUSC family protein, with protein sequence MAFVHLSHPEKALLYASKTLLGCLICWFGLQWAGIEHPIWAVITVLVISDPDVRTTLALSQARAINTAVGCMIGMITIWLVGYSPVASLFGAALTVFVILMIDRYPVNWRLAPATVVIVMDAGRFAQTRNEELLLALSRLIEIALGCVVAIILAWIYTKLIEKVRAHRQPPRRQAEGE encoded by the coding sequence ATGGCGTTTGTGCATCTTTCTCACCCGGAAAAAGCGCTGCTCTACGCCTCCAAGACATTGCTTGGCTGTCTGATCTGCTGGTTTGGATTGCAATGGGCGGGGATTGAGCATCCGATATGGGCGGTGATTACCGTTCTCGTCATTTCCGATCCCGATGTCCGCACCACGCTTGCGCTTTCGCAAGCACGCGCCATCAATACGGCAGTGGGATGCATGATCGGTATGATCACGATCTGGCTCGTGGGATATTCGCCGGTTGCCAGTCTGTTTGGAGCAGCATTAACCGTCTTTGTGATCCTGATGATCGACCGTTATCCGGTCAATTGGCGTCTGGCGCCCGCAACCGTGGTGATTGTGATGGATGCGGGACGCTTTGCTCAAACGCGCAATGAAGAGCTTCTGCTCGCACTATCGCGGCTCATCGAGATAGCGCTCGGATGCGTGGTCGCAATCATTCTGGCCTGGATTTACACCAAACTTATTGAGAAGGTGCGTGCGCACCGGCAGCCTCCACGGCGTCAAGCAGAAGGCGAATAG
- a CDS encoding Usg family protein — protein sequence MTTSAFNSKPALGAKSAFELQLAGYGLTTAKLFYHMPDHPHLLQLFVWQDYDIAPDFPVLHHFIEFWKEKIDGPLHSVVYVHCKLLGPSDWKHLQGEMLLH from the coding sequence ATGACGACATCCGCTTTTAATTCAAAGCCAGCCCTCGGTGCGAAGTCGGCTTTTGAGCTCCAGCTTGCCGGTTACGGTCTGACAACGGCAAAGCTTTTCTACCACATGCCTGATCATCCGCATCTGCTGCAGCTCTTTGTCTGGCAGGATTATGATATCGCGCCAGATTTCCCCGTGCTGCACCACTTCATCGAGTTCTGGAAGGAGAAGATCGACGGTCCGCTGCATTCAGTGGTCTATGTTCACTGCAAGCTGCTTGGTCCGTCTGACTGGAAACATTTGCAGGGAGAGATGCTTTTGCATTGA
- the acs gene encoding acetate--CoA ligase: protein MSEKLYPVLPGAKKNTLIDNEKYLEWYNESVTDPDGFWAKHGRRIDWFKPFTKVKNTDFNGDVSIKWYEDGVTNVSYNCIDRHLKSRGDKVAIIWEGDNPYIDKKITYRELHENVCRLANVLKKHGVKKGDRVTIYLPMIPEAAYAMLACARIGAVHSVVFAGFSPEALAGRIVDCESTFVITADEGVRGGRPVPLKENTDTAIDIAAKQYVMVNKVLTVRRTGGKVSWGPGRDLWYHQEVASVEPTCEPEPMNAEDPLFILYTSGSTGKPKGVLHTTGGYLVYASMTHQYVFDYHDGDIYWCTADVGWVTGHSYIVYGPLANGATTLMFEGVPNFPDQGRFWEVVDKHHVNIFYTAPTAIRALMGAGDEFVTRSSRSTLRLLGSVGEPINPEAWEWYYNVVGDQHSPIVDTWWQTETGGILITPLPGATDLKPGSATRPFFGVKPQLVDNEGAIVEGATDGNLCIIDSWPGQMRTLYGDHKRFIEAYFSTYKGKYFTGDGCRRDEDGYYWITGRVDDVLNISGHRLGTAEIESALVSHHSVSEAAVVGYPHPIKGQGIYCYVTLMTGEAVQDEDALRKELVSHVRKEIGPIATPDKIQFSPGLPKTRSGKIMRRILRKIAEDEFGSLGDTSTLADPGVVDDLIENRQNKK, encoded by the coding sequence ATGTCGGAAAAGCTTTACCCTGTTCTGCCGGGGGCAAAGAAGAACACGCTCATAGACAACGAGAAGTATCTCGAATGGTACAATGAGAGCGTGACCGACCCGGATGGATTCTGGGCCAAGCATGGCCGTCGCATCGACTGGTTCAAGCCGTTCACCAAGGTCAAGAACACTGATTTCAACGGCGATGTTTCGATCAAATGGTATGAAGACGGCGTCACCAACGTTTCCTACAACTGTATCGACCGTCATCTGAAAAGCCGTGGCGATAAGGTTGCGATCATCTGGGAAGGTGACAATCCTTATATCGACAAGAAGATCACCTATCGCGAGCTGCATGAAAATGTCTGCCGCCTTGCCAATGTGCTGAAGAAGCATGGCGTAAAGAAGGGTGATCGCGTCACCATCTATCTGCCGATGATCCCGGAAGCAGCTTACGCAATGCTCGCCTGCGCCCGTATTGGTGCGGTGCATTCCGTCGTCTTTGCTGGCTTCTCGCCGGAAGCGCTGGCTGGTCGTATCGTTGATTGTGAATCCACTTTTGTCATCACTGCGGATGAAGGCGTGCGCGGCGGCAGGCCGGTTCCACTGAAAGAAAACACCGATACCGCTATCGACATCGCTGCCAAGCAATATGTGATGGTCAACAAGGTCCTGACTGTGCGCCGTACCGGCGGCAAGGTCAGCTGGGGACCTGGCCGCGATCTCTGGTATCATCAGGAAGTCGCAAGCGTCGAACCGACCTGCGAACCGGAACCAATGAACGCGGAAGATCCGCTGTTCATCCTCTACACTTCCGGCTCCACCGGCAAGCCAAAGGGTGTGCTGCACACCACCGGCGGCTATCTTGTCTACGCTTCGATGACCCATCAATATGTCTTCGACTATCATGATGGCGACATCTACTGGTGTACCGCGGATGTGGGCTGGGTCACAGGCCATTCCTATATCGTCTATGGACCGCTGGCCAACGGCGCCACCACACTGATGTTTGAAGGTGTGCCGAACTTCCCCGATCAGGGTCGTTTCTGGGAAGTGGTGGACAAGCACCACGTCAACATCTTCTACACCGCACCAACGGCGATCCGCGCACTGATGGGCGCTGGCGACGAATTCGTCACCCGCTCATCGCGTTCAACGCTGCGCCTTCTCGGCTCGGTCGGCGAGCCGATCAACCCGGAAGCTTGGGAATGGTATTACAACGTGGTCGGCGATCAGCATTCGCCAATCGTTGATACATGGTGGCAGACGGAAACCGGCGGTATTCTGATCACGCCATTACCGGGCGCAACTGACCTCAAGCCAGGCTCTGCGACGCGCCCATTCTTTGGCGTGAAGCCGCAGCTGGTGGACAATGAAGGCGCGATTGTCGAAGGTGCCACCGACGGCAATCTCTGCATCATCGATAGCTGGCCGGGCCAGATGCGTACCCTTTACGGCGATCACAAACGCTTCATCGAAGCTTACTTCTCCACCTATAAGGGCAAGTATTTCACCGGCGACGGCTGCCGCCGTGATGAAGACGGTTACTACTGGATCACAGGCCGCGTCGATGACGTGCTCAATATTTCCGGCCATCGTCTTGGCACAGCGGAAATCGAGTCGGCACTCGTCTCGCATCACTCGGTTTCGGAAGCCGCGGTTGTCGGCTACCCGCACCCGATCAAGGGACAGGGCATCTATTGCTATGTCACACTGATGACCGGCGAAGCCGTGCAGGACGAAGACGCTCTGCGCAAAGAGCTGGTGAGCCATGTGCGTAAGGAAATCGGCCCGATTGCAACGCCGGACAAGATCCAGTTCTCGCCGGGCCTGCCAAAGACCCGCTCCGGCAAGATCATGCGCCGTATCCTGCGCAAGATCGCTGAAGACGAGTTCGGCTCACTGGGCGATACGTCGACACTCGCTGATCCGGGCGTCGTGGACGATCTGATCGAAAACCGCCAGAATAAGAAATAA
- a CDS encoding DUF1674 domain-containing protein yields MTDKFNEPANDDNAEPRKFEDLPPAAQRALKEAEERRASENAEKLPREIGGRGGKDPARFGDWEIKGRTIDF; encoded by the coding sequence ATGACCGATAAGTTCAACGAACCCGCCAACGATGATAATGCCGAACCGCGCAAGTTTGAAGATTTGCCACCGGCAGCCCAGCGCGCGCTGAAAGAAGCTGAAGAGCGCCGCGCGAGTGAAAATGCCGAAAAGCTACCGCGTGAAATTGGCGGTCGCGGCGGCAAAGATCCAGCGCGCTTTGGCGACTGGGAGATTAAAGGGCGGACCATCGACTTCTAA
- the htpX gene encoding zinc metalloprotease HtpX — protein MNMTKTAMLIALMTVMFMSIGYLLGGGGGMMIALVITIAMNLFGYWNSDKMVLRMYNAQEVDERSGSDYYRMVRGLAANAGLPMPKVYIIHEDQPNAFATGRNPENAAVAATTGLLNRLTPEEVAGVMAHELAHVQNRDTLTMTIVATLAGAISMLGNFAFFLGGNRENGNGIIGVIGTILAMIVAPFAAMIVQMAVSRTREYAADRRGAEICGNPLWLSSALGKIARGAKSVVNEEAEHNPATAHMFIINPLSGRGADNLFSTHPDTDNRIQALEQMAAEMGIRSAGMTQRNTAPAQNSGPWGQTSGNADKNNSGGSGSNSGYRGPWS, from the coding sequence ATGAATATGACGAAAACTGCCATGCTGATTGCTCTCATGACAGTCATGTTCATGAGCATCGGCTATTTGCTGGGCGGCGGCGGCGGCATGATGATCGCGCTGGTGATCACTATTGCGATGAACCTGTTTGGCTACTGGAATTCCGACAAGATGGTGCTGCGCATGTACAATGCGCAGGAAGTCGATGAGCGTTCCGGCTCCGATTATTATCGCATGGTCAGGGGGCTTGCTGCCAATGCGGGCCTACCGATGCCAAAGGTTTATATTATCCACGAAGACCAGCCCAATGCCTTTGCAACGGGCCGAAACCCGGAAAATGCTGCTGTCGCAGCCACGACCGGCCTTCTCAATCGCCTGACACCGGAAGAAGTTGCGGGCGTGATGGCACATGAGCTGGCGCACGTTCAGAACCGCGATACGTTGACCATGACAATCGTGGCCACGCTTGCCGGTGCCATTTCCATGCTCGGCAATTTCGCATTTTTCCTCGGCGGAAACCGTGAAAACGGCAATGGGATTATCGGCGTCATCGGTACAATTCTTGCAATGATCGTGGCTCCTTTTGCGGCGATGATCGTGCAGATGGCGGTAAGCCGTACCCGTGAATATGCCGCCGACCGTCGCGGTGCTGAAATCTGCGGCAACCCGCTCTGGCTCTCATCCGCCCTTGGCAAGATCGCCCGCGGCGCTAAGTCTGTTGTCAATGAAGAAGCCGAGCACAACCCGGCAACCGCACATATGTTTATCATCAACCCGCTGAGCGGACGTGGTGCAGACAACCTGTTTTCGACACATCCGGACACCGACAATCGTATTCAGGCGCTGGAGCAGATGGCAGCTGAAATGGGCATTCGTTCGGCTGGAATGACGCAGCGCAACACAGCCCCTGCACAAAACAGTGGTCCTTGGGGACAAACTAGTGGTAATGCAGACAAAAATAACAGTGGTGGCTCCGGTTCCAATTCTGGCTACCGAGGCCCGTGGTCGTAG